A part of Tachyglossus aculeatus isolate mTacAcu1 unplaced genomic scaffold, mTacAcu1.pri SUPER_34, whole genome shotgun sequence genomic DNA contains:
- the CANT1 gene encoding LOW QUALITY PROTEIN: soluble calcium-activated nucleotidase 1 (The sequence of the model RefSeq protein was modified relative to this genomic sequence to represent the inferred CDS: inserted 2 bases in 1 codon) produces MPTPPRDPSGWAEPRQAMRISVGGLPVLASMSKASDPRFRPRWRAIVLSALSVAAALLLLCLQRPAPPRPAPAPXGPPPGDRYNATYPLSPPQRTPEGLRYRIALIADLDTGSRAPAENTWFSYLKKGHLTLAPGGRRVSVEWDREDGVLESHLAEGGRGMELSDLVVFNGKLYSVDDRTGVVYRIEGTKAVPWVILSDGDGSVGKGFKAEWLAVKDEHLYVGGLGKEWTSTTGEVVNDNPEWVKVVGHRGNVEHENWVSNYNALRAAAGIQPPGYLIHESACWSDTLQHWFFLPRRASHERYSEKEDERRGTNLLLRSAQDFGRIAVSRIGEVSPTHGFSSFKFVPDTDDQVIVALKSEEEGGRAATYIMAFTLDGRFLLPETRIGDVKYEGIEFV; encoded by the exons ATGCCCACGCCGCCCCGCGACCCCTCGGGATGGGCTGAGCCCCGGCAGGCCATGCGGATCAGCGTGGGCGGGCTGCCCGTGTTGGCGTCCATGAGCAAGGCGTCGGACCCCCGGTTCCGGCCCCGCTGGCGGGCCATCGTCCTGTCGGCCCTCAGCGTGGCGGCCGCCCTGCTCCTGCTCTGCCTGCAGCGCCCGGCCCCCCcgcgcccggccccggcccc cggcccgccccccggggACCGCTACAATGCCACCTACCCGCTGTCCCCGCCCCAGCGGACCCCCGAGGGGCTCCGCTACCGCATCGCCCTCATCGCCGACCTGGACACGGGGTCCCGGGCGCCGGCGGAGAACACCTGGTTCAGCTACCTGAAGAAGGGCCACCTGACCCTGGCGCCCGGGGGCCGGCGGGTCAGCGTCGAGTGGGACCGGGAGGACGGCGTCCTGGAGTCCCACCTGGCGGAGGGGGGCCGCGGCATGGAGCTGTCCGACCTGGTGGTCTTCAACGGGAAGCTCTACTCCGTGGACGACCGCACCGGGGTGGTCTACCGGATCGAGGGCACCAAGGCCGTGCCTTGGGTCATCCTGTCGGACGGAGACGGGAGCGTGGGCAAAG GCTTTAAGGCGGAGTGGCTAGCGGTGAAGGACGAGCACCTGTACGTGGGCGGCCTGGGCAAGGAGTGGACCAGCACCACCGGCGAGGTCGTCAACGACAACCCCGAGTGGGTCAAGGTTGTCGGCCACCGGGGCAACGTGGAGCACGAGAATTGGGTGTCCAACTACAACGCCCTGAGGGCCGCCGCCGGCATCCAGCCCCCAG GCTACTTAATCCACGAGTCGGCGTGCTGGAGCGACACGCTGCAACACTGGTTCTTCCTGCCTCGCCGGGCCAGCCACGAGCGCTACAGCGAGAAGGAGGACGAGCGCCGGGGCACCAACCTGCTCCTCCGCTCGGCCCAGGACTTCGGCCGCATCGCCGTCAGCCGCATCGGGGAGGTGAGCCCCACCCACGGCTTCTCCTCCTTCAAGTTCGTGCCCGACACGGACGACCAGGTCATCGTGGCCCTCAAgtcggaggaggagggcggccggGCGGCCACCTACATCATGGCCTTCACCCTGGACGGCCGCTTCCTCCTGCCCGAGACCCGCATCGGCGACGTCAAGTACGAAGGGATCGAGTTCGTCTGA